Proteins from one Cryptomeria japonica chromosome 4, Sugi_1.0, whole genome shotgun sequence genomic window:
- the LOC131032086 gene encoding xyloglucan endotransglucosylase protein 1, which translates to MDLLPCFLLLSLILSSSLLVSANFYNDFDITWGNDRAKILDNGQRLQLTLDQSSGSGFQSKNEYLFSKIDMQIKLVAGNSAGTVTAYYLSSQGDKHDEIDFEFLGNLSGDPYIMHTNVFSQGKGNREQQFYLWFDPTADFHTYSLLWNPQQIMFSVDGTPVRVFKNSEDLGVAYPKNQAMRIYSSLWNADDWATRGGVVKIDWTKSPFVASYGNFKAESCSASSDCSVNSWYGAEALESSEQQKLEWVRKKYMIYDYCSDSKRFPQGFPAECARQASN; encoded by the exons ATGGATCTGTTACCATGTTTCCTCTTGCTAAGCCTCATACTCTCCTCCTCCCTCCTTGTTTCTGCAAATTTTTATAATGACTTTGACATCACATGGGGAAATGATCGTGCTAAGATACTCGACAATGGCCAACGCTTGCAGCTCACTCTCGATCAGTCCTCAG GTTCAGGTTTCCAATCTAAGAATGAATATCTCTTTAGCAAAATCGACATGCAAATCAAGTTGGTGGCTGGTAACTCTGCCGGCACTGTCACTGCTTACTAT CTGTCCTCACAAGGGGATAAACACGACGAAATAGACTTCGAGTTCCTGGGAAATCTGTCTGGAGATCCCTACATTATGCACACCAATGTTTTCTCTCAAGGCAAAGGCAATCGTGAGCAGCAATTCTACCTCTGGTTCGACCCCACAGCAGACTTCCACACTTACTCCCTGCTCTGGAATCCCCAACAAATTAT GTTTTCTGTGGATGGAACGCCGGTGAGAGTGTTCAAGAACAGCGAAGATTTGGGAGTGGCATATCCGAAGAATCAAGCGATGAGAATATATTCAAGCCTGTGGAACGCAGACGATTGGGCAACCAGAGGCGGTGTAGTGAAGATCGACTGGACCAAATCTCCTTTTGTTGCCTCGTATGGAAATTTCAAAGCAGAGTCATGCTCCGCATCTTCTGATTGCTCTGTGAATTCATGGTACGGTGCAGAGGCGTTGGAGTCGAGTGAGCAGCAGAAACTTGAATGGGTGCGCAAGAAGTACATGATTTATGATTACTGTTCGGACAGTAAAAGGTTTCCACAGGGGTTTCCTGCTGAATGCGCTCGCCAGGCATCCAACTGA